In Acinonyx jubatus isolate Ajub_Pintada_27869175 chromosome B3, VMU_Ajub_asm_v1.0, whole genome shotgun sequence, a genomic segment contains:
- the CHST14 gene encoding carbohydrate sulfotransferase 14 has product MFPRPLTPLAAPNGAESLGRALRRAPLGRARAGLGGPPLLLPSMLMFAVIVASSGLLLMIERGILAEMKPLPLHPPNREGAAWRRALPRPGGLSLEAGDSDLQVRQDVRNRTLRAVCGQPGMPRDPWDLPVGQRRTLLRHILVSDRYRFLYCYVPKVACSNWKRVLKVLAGVLDSVDVRLKMDHRNDLVFLADLRPEEIRYRLQHYFKFLFVRDPLERLLSAYRNKFGEIREYQQRYGAEIVRRYRAGAGPSPAGDDVTFPEFLRYLVDEDPERMNEHWMPVYHLCQPCAVHYDFVGSYERLEADANQVLEWVRAPPHVRFPARQAWYRPASPESLHYHLCSAPRALLQDVLPKYILDFSLFAYPLPNVTREACHQ; this is encoded by the coding sequence ATGTTCCCCCGCCCGCTGACCCCGCTGGCGGCCCCAAATGGCGCCGAATCCCTGGGCCGGGCGCTGAGGCGGGCCCCACTGGGCAGGGCCCGGGCCGGGCTGGGGGGGCCGCCCCTGCTGCTGCCGTCCATGCTGATGTTCGCGGTGATCGTGGCCTCCAGCGGGCTGCTGCTCATGATCGAGCGGGGCATCCTGGCCGAGATGAAGCCCCTTCCCCTGCACCCTCCCAATCGCGAGGGCGCGGCCTGGCGCCGGGCCCTCCCCAGGCCTGGGGGGCTGTCCCTGGAGGCCGGGGACTCGGACTTGCAGGTGAGGCAGGACGTCCGGAACCGCACTTTGCGGGCAGTGTGCGGACAACCAGGCATGCCCCGGGACCCTTGGGACTTGCCTGTGGGGCAGCGGCGCACCCTACTGCGCCACATCCTCGTGAGTGACCGCTACCGCTTCCTCTACTGCTACGTCCCCAAGGTGGCCTGCTCTAACTGGAAGCGGGTGCTGAAGGTGCTGGCAGGCGTCCTGGACAGCGTGGATGTCCGCCTCAAGATGGACCACCGCAATGACCTGGTGTTCCTGGCAGACCTGCGGCCTGAGGAGATTCGCTACCGCCTACAACACTACTTCAAGTTTCTGTTTGTGCGGGACCCCTTGGAACGCCTTCTGTCTGCCTACCGCAACAAGTTTGGCGAAATCCGAGAGTACCAGCAGCGCTATGGGGCGGAGATCGTGAGGCGGTACAGGGCCGGAGCGGGACCCAGCCCTGCAGGGGACGACGTCACCTTCCCGGAGTTCCTAAGATACCTGGTGGACGAGGACCCTGAGCGGATGAATGAGCATTGGATGCCCGTGTACCACCTGTGCCAGCCTTGTGCCGTGCACTACGACTTTGTAGGCTCCTATGAGAGGCTGGAGGCTGATGCCAACCAGGTGCTGGAGTGGGTGCGGGCACCACCCCATGTCCGATTCCCGGCTCGCCAGGCCTGGTACCGGCCAGCCAGCCCTGAGAGCCTGCACTACCACCTGTGCAGTGCCCCACGGGCCCTCCTGCAGGATGTGCTTCCTAAGTATATCCTAGACTTCTCCCTCTTTGCCTACCCACTGCCTAATGTCACCAGGGAGGCCTGTCACCAGTGA